In the Planktothrix serta PCC 8927 genome, one interval contains:
- a CDS encoding efflux RND transporter permease subunit produces the protein MILFVQTFIKRPVLTTVCSILIILVGAISIPLLPITQLPNLANTQISIVGVNIGADAETTETTVTTIIEREINGVEGMKYLSSSTGNNGISNISVFFPNDVDRNIAQVNVQNRVAQAESNLPDVVRQVGLSVQASSPSILLVIGFYSDKDESGKPIYDTTFISNYIDLFIVDQLSRVPGVGQVTIFGERKYAMRLWLDPSRMAARGLTAQDVAAALTTQNVQVGAGKIGQQPTPADQLFEIPLQAASRLRTVEEFEQMVLRTTDSGELITIKDVGRAELGAENYDLESTFNGEPSVGLGIYQLPGSNALETAAQLKATIKELSKNFPPGMNNKIAYDTTLFINVSLREVAITLIMAIALVVLVIFVFLQDWRATLIPAVAIPVALIGAMAGLKALGLELNTLTLFACTLAAGLVVDDAIVVVEAVMIKIEQGMKPMQAALDAMSELTGAIIATSIVLLAVFVPVLFFPGTTGVIYKQFAVTIIFAVVFSTFNALSFSPSMAGLLLRRQKKTGGPLGWFFEQFNRGFGWVQEKYAGVVTFLTKINTLVMIIFVAGLATTVFVYQQVPSGFVPEEDQGYLIVIFRTPDGVSLNYTSKASEQIVDRTLAIPEVESVFAVPGFGFEGQNPSQGIAFVLLKPWDQRPEANQSVFGVLRRLNGSLQSIPEVQAFAVNAPPVQGLSTTGGFEFQLLDTTGNLPIQSLVENGNRLIGAANSNPTFAGVFSQFSASKAQKRVEVLRDRANALNVDVSQIFSTLQTYLGSSYINDFVLGQRQYRVVAQAEKEFRARPEDITQLYVRSRDGQMISLSNLVKLTDFVGPETINHFNIFRSMLIQGNPAPGASTGQAIAVMEKLASEVLDPGFDYAWQGSALEEKSSGGAAILIFGLAFIMAFLVLSAQYESYIDPMIIMLSVPLAVLGAMAAVWFRSNVLLQGTVWPLITNDVYVQVALVMLIGLASKNSILIVEFANQLRDKGLSITQAAIQAGEQRFRPIQMTAISSLIGFWPLVVAAGAGSSSRWSLGTAIFGGLLAGTLLSLLITPNLYITVKTLEERFLKGKKSDSSNNNKSDKNQPPSPPEDLHSPGKNSETLAPSDNGSIQPDSRVSKP, from the coding sequence ATGATCCTGTTTGTTCAAACCTTTATTAAACGACCTGTCCTAACGACGGTCTGTAGTATCCTGATTATTTTGGTGGGTGCTATCTCCATTCCCCTGCTGCCGATTACTCAACTTCCTAACCTGGCGAATACCCAAATTAGCATTGTTGGGGTCAATATTGGTGCGGATGCGGAAACAACAGAAACCACCGTAACCACTATCATCGAGCGAGAAATTAACGGGGTGGAGGGGATGAAATATCTCTCCTCCAGTACGGGAAATAACGGCATCAGTAATATTTCCGTGTTTTTTCCCAATGATGTTGACCGGAATATTGCCCAAGTTAACGTTCAAAACCGAGTCGCTCAAGCTGAGTCTAATTTACCCGATGTTGTCAGGCAAGTTGGGCTTTCAGTGCAGGCTTCATCCCCTAGTATTCTATTGGTGATCGGTTTTTATTCCGATAAAGACGAAAGCGGAAAGCCGATATATGACACCACATTTATTAGTAATTATATTGATCTTTTTATTGTTGACCAACTGAGTCGGGTTCCTGGGGTAGGTCAGGTAACAATCTTTGGGGAGCGCAAATATGCCATGCGGCTCTGGCTTGATCCGTCTCGGATGGCCGCGAGGGGATTAACGGCCCAGGATGTGGCCGCAGCCTTAACAACACAAAACGTCCAGGTGGGGGCCGGAAAAATCGGTCAACAACCCACACCCGCCGATCAACTCTTTGAAATTCCCCTACAGGCCGCTAGTCGCCTCCGCACCGTCGAAGAATTTGAACAAATGGTACTCAGAACCACCGACAGTGGAGAGTTAATCACCATTAAGGACGTGGGCCGAGCCGAGTTAGGGGCAGAAAATTATGATTTGGAATCTACCTTTAATGGTGAACCCTCCGTCGGTTTGGGGATTTATCAGCTTCCGGGTAGTAATGCCCTAGAAACCGCCGCCCAACTCAAAGCCACAATTAAGGAACTGAGTAAAAATTTCCCACCGGGCATGAACAACAAGATTGCCTATGACACCACCCTATTTATTAATGTGTCTCTGAGGGAAGTGGCAATTACCCTGATTATGGCTATTGCCTTAGTGGTGTTGGTGATTTTTGTATTTTTGCAGGATTGGCGAGCAACCTTAATTCCCGCCGTGGCGATTCCAGTGGCTCTGATTGGGGCGATGGCTGGGTTGAAAGCCCTGGGCCTGGAACTGAACACTTTAACCCTATTTGCTTGTACCCTGGCTGCGGGTTTAGTGGTGGACGATGCCATCGTGGTTGTCGAAGCGGTGATGATCAAGATTGAACAGGGGATGAAACCGATGCAAGCGGCCCTCGATGCCATGTCAGAACTGACCGGGGCGATCATTGCCACCTCGATCGTTTTGCTGGCGGTGTTTGTTCCGGTTTTGTTTTTCCCAGGAACAACGGGAGTAATTTATAAACAATTTGCGGTAACAATTATTTTTGCGGTGGTGTTTTCTACCTTTAATGCCCTTTCCTTTTCTCCCAGTATGGCGGGGCTATTGTTACGTCGCCAAAAGAAAACCGGGGGGCCTTTGGGGTGGTTTTTTGAGCAATTTAACCGAGGTTTTGGTTGGGTACAGGAAAAATACGCTGGAGTTGTTACCTTTCTCACCAAGATTAATACTTTGGTGATGATTATATTTGTGGCCGGGTTAGCAACAACGGTATTTGTTTATCAACAAGTACCATCGGGGTTCGTCCCAGAAGAAGATCAGGGCTATTTAATCGTGATCTTTCGGACTCCTGATGGGGTGTCCCTCAACTATACCTCTAAGGCTTCTGAACAAATTGTAGATCGGACTTTAGCAATTCCTGAAGTTGAAAGTGTGTTTGCGGTTCCTGGATTTGGTTTTGAGGGCCAGAATCCCAGTCAGGGGATTGCTTTTGTGTTACTCAAACCTTGGGATCAGCGACCGGAGGCGAATCAATCGGTTTTTGGGGTTTTAAGACGCTTAAATGGGTCGTTACAATCGATTCCTGAAGTTCAAGCCTTTGCGGTGAATGCTCCCCCGGTTCAGGGTTTGAGTACCACTGGGGGCTTTGAATTTCAGTTATTAGATACAACGGGAAATTTACCGATTCAATCCTTAGTAGAAAATGGCAATCGTTTAATTGGAGCGGCTAATTCTAATCCCACTTTTGCCGGGGTATTTAGTCAGTTTTCTGCGAGTAAGGCTCAGAAAAGGGTTGAGGTATTGCGCGATCGCGCTAATGCTTTGAATGTGGATGTCAGCCAAATTTTTAGTACCTTACAAACCTATTTGGGCTCATCCTATATCAATGACTTTGTGTTAGGTCAACGTCAATATCGGGTTGTCGCCCAGGCGGAAAAAGAATTTCGCGCCCGACCGGAGGATATTACTCAGTTATATGTGCGTTCCCGGGATGGACAGATGATTTCCCTGAGTAATTTGGTGAAACTCACGGATTTTGTCGGGCCAGAAACTATCAACCATTTTAATATCTTCCGTTCCATGTTGATTCAAGGAAACCCCGCTCCTGGAGCCAGTACGGGTCAAGCGATCGCTGTTATGGAAAAATTAGCATCTGAGGTCTTAGACCCCGGTTTTGATTATGCTTGGCAGGGTAGCGCCTTGGAAGAAAAGTCTTCCGGGGGGGCGGCGATTTTAATTTTCGGATTAGCCTTTATCATGGCCTTTCTGGTGCTATCAGCCCAGTACGAAAGTTATATTGATCCGATGATTATTATGTTATCGGTGCCTCTGGCGGTCTTGGGAGCCATGGCTGCGGTTTGGTTCCGGTCGAATGTTCTCTTGCAAGGGACGGTCTGGCCCCTAATTACTAATGATGTTTATGTGCAGGTGGCCTTGGTGATGTTGATTGGTTTGGCGTCTAAAAACTCGATTCTGATTGTGGAGTTTGCCAACCAACTCCGGGACAAGGGTTTAAGTATTACCCAAGCCGCTATTCAAGCGGGGGAACAACGGTTCCGACCGATTCAAATGACGGCTATTTCTAGTTTGATCGGGTTCTGGCCCTTAGTGGTGGCTGCGGGAGCGGGTTCTAGCAGTCGTTGGTCATTGGGTACGGCAATTTTTGGGGGTTTATTAGCAGGAACCCTCTTAAGTTTGTTAATTACCCCGAACCTTTACATTACGGTTAAAACCCTAGAAGAACGTTTTCTGAAAGGCAAAAAATCCGATTCATCCAATAATAATAAATCGGATAAAAATCAACCCCCCTCTCCACCGGAAGATCTGCATTCTCCGGGTAAAAATTCGGAGACTTTAGCCCCCTCGGATAATGGTTCTATCCAACCCGATAGCCGTGTCAGTAAACCCTAA
- a CDS encoding DUF2834 domain-containing protein, translating to MKNKIIFGSIWLGFILYAFIFAPPDQPDTFTLIQNLSTGNWTGINPLIIALFNIMGIWPFIYSCVLFMDGRGQKIPAWPFATLSFGVGAFAILPYLALRQPNPQFLGKKSVLIKVFDSRITGLLLTLGAIALVRYGLTQGNWGDFIQQWQTNRFIHVMSLDFCLLSLLFPALLGDDMTRRGMKNPAIFWGVSLVPLFGPLFYLITRIPLNKTQPLTTSESPSISVQN from the coding sequence ATGAAAAATAAAATCATTTTTGGCTCAATTTGGCTAGGTTTTATCCTGTATGCGTTTATTTTTGCACCGCCTGATCAACCCGATACTTTTACATTAATTCAAAATCTCTCAACCGGAAACTGGACAGGGATTAATCCTTTAATTATTGCCCTCTTTAATATTATGGGGATTTGGCCGTTTATTTATAGTTGTGTTCTGTTTATGGATGGACGGGGACAAAAAATCCCGGCTTGGCCCTTTGCAACATTATCCTTTGGAGTGGGTGCATTTGCCATATTACCTTACTTAGCATTACGCCAACCTAACCCTCAATTTTTAGGAAAAAAATCAGTCTTGATTAAAGTGTTTGATTCTCGAATTACGGGACTTTTGTTAACCTTGGGAGCGATCGCTTTAGTTCGTTATGGTTTAACCCAAGGAAACTGGGGAGACTTTATTCAACAATGGCAAACTAACCGTTTTATTCATGTCATGAGTCTTGACTTTTGTTTATTAAGTCTTCTATTTCCAGCTTTATTAGGAGATGATATGACACGGCGCGGGATGAAAAATCCGGCTATCTTTTGGGGGGTTAGCTTGGTTCCTTTATTCGGCCCTCTATTTTATTTAATCACAAGAATTCCGTTGAACAAGACCCAACCGTTAACAACATCTGAATCACCCTCCATCTCGGTTCAAAATTAG
- a CDS encoding GUN4 domain-containing protein, whose amino-acid sequence MSNPSQQPKQSKPQSQPLSLDALSERVERLEQKLDKALLLLTDIYRYQKLRDFLEAGNWKEADQETTRIMLEIMNKNSLDDIIPDEIMIFPCSALSLLDQLWMSYSKDRFGFSVQQQIYTRLGGNDDISDIDMKVLQAMEAEFGWSVNHELLDYDDLDFSLEAPVGCHPSGWWRSPYGGKMAVYFIARLIRCGVD is encoded by the coding sequence ATGTCAAACCCATCGCAACAACCCAAACAGTCTAAACCTCAATCTCAACCTTTGAGTTTGGATGCTTTATCAGAACGAGTTGAACGCTTAGAACAGAAGTTAGATAAAGCGTTATTATTATTAACGGATATATACCGATACCAAAAATTACGGGATTTTTTAGAAGCAGGAAATTGGAAAGAAGCAGATCAAGAAACCACAAGAATTATGTTAGAAATTATGAATAAAAATAGCCTAGACGATATTATTCCTGATGAGATTATGATTTTTCCCTGTAGTGCATTAAGTTTGCTAGATCAACTATGGATGAGTTACAGTAAAGATCGTTTTGGCTTTAGTGTTCAACAACAAATTTATACCCGGTTGGGAGGAAATGATGATATTTCTGATATTGATATGAAAGTTTTACAGGCTATGGAGGCTGAATTTGGATGGAGTGTTAATCATGAGTTATTAGATTATGATGATCTTGATTTTAGTTTAGAAGCTCCTGTGGGCTGTCATCCTTCTGGGTGGTGGCGATCGCCCTATGGCGGAAAAATGGCGGTTTATTTTATTGCTCGTTTAATTCGTTGCGGTGTTGATTGA
- a CDS encoding DUF364 domain-containing protein — translation MKIHPRKIYDLLLEKSSHSNATVQEIILGLTWTFCRSEGMGLCMSPGQPNRTLSWSGTLVGQAIADLAPWVRSWDSYQATIGMAVINSVINSTSPLLQQAQPLSSQGSANLAVFEHFLPLIRGKRVVIIGRYPGLSQYEQEADITVLERQPISQDLPDTACEYLLPEADWVFLTATSIANKTFPRLVELSQQAQLVLMGPTTPWLPELADMGINYLAGVKVTDTDALRQTIAEGGGTRIFDVGVQYCVLELYKIPL, via the coding sequence ATGAAAATTCATCCCCGCAAAATTTACGATCTCCTACTAGAGAAATCAAGCCACAGTAACGCAACAGTGCAGGAAATTATCTTAGGACTGACCTGGACATTCTGCCGAAGCGAGGGTATGGGGCTGTGTATGAGTCCCGGTCAACCGAACCGCACTCTATCCTGGTCAGGGACTTTGGTGGGTCAAGCCATCGCTGATTTAGCCCCCTGGGTGCGTTCCTGGGATAGCTACCAGGCTACTATCGGTATGGCTGTGATCAATTCCGTGATTAATAGCACGTCACCCTTACTCCAACAGGCTCAACCCCTTTCCTCTCAAGGTTCAGCCAATTTAGCCGTATTTGAGCATTTTCTCCCGCTAATTCGGGGAAAACGAGTTGTGATTATTGGGCGCTACCCCGGACTTTCTCAGTACGAACAAGAAGCCGATATTACTGTGTTGGAACGTCAGCCCATTTCCCAGGATTTACCCGATACAGCCTGCGAATACCTGCTCCCAGAAGCAGACTGGGTTTTTCTCACCGCCACCTCCATTGCTAACAAAACCTTCCCCCGGTTGGTGGAGTTATCACAACAGGCACAGTTAGTATTAATGGGGCCTACGACTCCCTGGCTACCAGAGTTAGCGGATATGGGGATTAACTATCTAGCTGGGGTAAAAGTCACCGATACAGACGCATTACGACAAACCATCGCTGAAGGAGGGGGGACTCGGATTTTTGATGTTGGGGTACAATATTGCGTCCTAGAGTTATATAAAATCCCATTGTAG
- the pyk gene encoding pyruvate kinase: MSLLHHRTKIVATIGPASKSPETIRQMVNAGMNVARLNFSHGSYADHAEMVKLLRLVSQELDTPITLLQDLQGPKIRIGQLPWEEIELVEGEYLTLVPVDDFHNQPNTVPIDYPYLAEEAEPDAQVLLDDGLLELKIEEIQGNAVKCRIIEGGMLKSRKGVNLPSLILRLPSLTEKDKQDLEFGVSQGVDWISLSFVRRAEDVQALKALLAEKGAPEIPVIAKIEKPQAIANLQSIINECDGLMVARGDLGVEMSPERVPLLQKQIIRMCNQRGIPVITATQMLDSMIHNARPTRAEASDVANAIIDGTDAVMLSGESAVGKFPVRSVQMLSKIASDVEPEIEFKNYPPVMSDETHALSEALNTIDKILNLHCIVAYTSTGYTAILAAAERPKVPVVALTPDRSVYHRLNLVWGVQPVLLEHQVNSFEGLIDLAQTKLLERGLAKIGDKILIVGGVPTKKARGTNFLKIHTISDE; this comes from the coding sequence ATGAGCCTTTTGCACCACAGAACAAAAATTGTTGCGACTATTGGCCCCGCTAGTAAATCGCCAGAAACTATTCGTCAAATGGTGAATGCGGGAATGAATGTTGCTCGATTAAATTTTTCTCATGGTAGTTATGCAGATCATGCAGAAATGGTAAAATTATTACGGCTAGTTTCCCAAGAACTTGATACCCCGATTACCTTGTTACAAGATTTACAGGGGCCAAAAATTAGAATTGGTCAGTTACCCTGGGAAGAAATAGAATTAGTTGAAGGTGAATATTTAACCTTAGTTCCTGTTGATGATTTTCATAATCAACCGAATACCGTTCCCATTGATTATCCCTATTTAGCCGAAGAAGCGGAACCAGACGCACAGGTTTTACTGGATGATGGATTGTTAGAATTAAAAATAGAAGAAATTCAGGGAAATGCTGTCAAATGTCGCATCATTGAAGGCGGAATGTTGAAAAGTCGAAAAGGGGTAAATTTACCCAGTTTAATTTTGCGTCTTCCCTCCTTAACCGAGAAGGATAAACAAGATTTAGAGTTTGGTGTTTCTCAAGGGGTAGATTGGATTTCTTTGAGTTTTGTCCGTCGTGCGGAGGATGTTCAAGCCTTAAAAGCGTTATTAGCTGAAAAGGGGGCACCGGAGATTCCAGTCATTGCCAAAATTGAAAAACCTCAAGCGATCGCTAATTTACAATCTATTATTAATGAATGCGATGGTTTAATGGTAGCACGGGGGGATTTGGGGGTAGAAATGAGCCCAGAAAGAGTGCCATTATTGCAAAAACAAATTATTCGGATGTGCAATCAAAGAGGCATTCCTGTGATTACGGCAACCCAAATGTTAGATAGTATGATTCACAATGCACGTCCAACTCGTGCCGAAGCGAGTGATGTTGCCAATGCAATTATTGATGGTACGGATGCGGTAATGTTATCGGGAGAATCTGCCGTTGGGAAATTTCCGGTAAGGTCGGTACAAATGTTATCTAAAATTGCTAGTGATGTTGAACCGGAAATCGAATTTAAAAACTATCCTCCGGTGATGTCCGATGAAACTCATGCCTTAAGTGAAGCCTTAAATACGATTGATAAAATCTTGAATTTGCACTGTATTGTTGCTTATACAAGTACCGGATATACGGCAATTTTAGCCGCAGCAGAACGACCGAAGGTTCCCGTTGTTGCATTAACTCCAGATCGCAGTGTTTATCATCGTTTAAACTTAGTTTGGGGTGTTCAACCTGTTTTATTAGAACATCAAGTGAATTCTTTTGAAGGATTAATTGATCTCGCCCAAACGAAATTATTAGAACGGGGATTAGCTAAAATCGGAGATAAAATCTTAATTGTTGGAGGCGTTCCCACGAAAAAGGCACGGGGGACAAATTTCTTAAAAATTCATACGATTAGCGATGAATAG
- a CDS encoding efflux RND transporter periplasmic adaptor subunit — MQQHSPFWKSYFTLILGSILMAGCGSEPQAAAPPPVVVSLATVGASNVKDSSVYNARVEGVQNAVIQPRVNGLVKQVYVRLGDRVSQNSPLIQIDGRQQQANYESQLASVESRIAQLNSARANLDAQRAELRRIQAQLTYQSQEADLEDAQQTLAAEKNEKERLQYELEYTSVADELQTAQENVQVGIKERERRRAIMDERKKAYDRYQQLYEQGVISSEIYDQKLRDYQASQADFAAQEREIMSLQARVRSAQQNLERQISTLNTQIETQQRRVDSSVAKVESAKQSYNRQVSTLNAQIATQEQVIIAQESELKRLQRDIDQARSSATAQQVQLEYYEIKSPITGIVGDVLVKPGDFVDSQTQITSIRQNDLLEVQINIPVERLSQVRAGTLVELLSQETGELIGRSQVSYIAPSAGSGTQTILVKAIYDNRDNALRTDQIVRAKVIWEQQSGITIPVTAISRIGDQSFVFVAQEQTQEGKTQLVAKQKPVQLGSIQGQSFEVLSGLKAGEKVVTDGVVKLRDGSPITNQKPQPTPASSPTPETPKPQ; from the coding sequence ATGCAACAGCATTCTCCCTTCTGGAAGTCCTATTTTACTCTGATCTTGGGTAGTATTTTGATGGCAGGTTGTGGGAGTGAACCTCAAGCCGCAGCACCCCCACCCGTTGTAGTAAGTTTGGCAACTGTAGGAGCGAGTAACGTAAAAGACAGTAGCGTCTATAATGCTAGAGTTGAGGGGGTTCAGAATGCGGTGATTCAACCCCGTGTTAATGGTTTGGTCAAACAAGTTTATGTGCGGTTGGGCGATCGCGTTTCTCAAAATAGCCCCCTAATTCAAATTGACGGACGACAGCAACAGGCTAATTATGAAAGTCAATTAGCCAGTGTTGAGTCCAGAATTGCCCAGTTGAATAGTGCTAGAGCTAATCTGGATGCTCAACGAGCCGAATTGCGACGCATCCAAGCCCAACTCACTTACCAATCTCAAGAAGCCGATTTAGAAGACGCTCAACAAACCCTAGCCGCAGAAAAGAACGAAAAAGAGCGATTACAGTATGAATTAGAATATACTTCCGTTGCCGATGAGTTGCAAACTGCCCAAGAAAACGTGCAGGTCGGGATCAAAGAACGGGAGCGCAGACGGGCGATTATGGACGAACGCAAAAAAGCTTATGATCGCTATCAACAACTGTATGAACAAGGAGTAATTTCCTCAGAAATCTACGATCAAAAATTACGAGATTATCAAGCCTCTCAAGCGGACTTTGCTGCTCAAGAACGGGAAATCATGTCCCTACAGGCGAGAGTCAGAAGTGCTCAACAAAACCTAGAGCGTCAAATCTCCACCCTAAACACCCAAATTGAGACTCAACAAAGACGAGTTGATTCCTCCGTTGCTAAAGTTGAAAGTGCTAAACAAAGTTATAATCGTCAAGTTTCAACCCTCAACGCTCAAATTGCCACTCAAGAACAAGTCATCATTGCTCAAGAATCAGAACTAAAACGACTACAGCGAGATATTGACCAAGCTCGCTCAAGCGCAACGGCTCAACAGGTACAGTTAGAATATTACGAGATCAAATCCCCCATTACTGGAATAGTGGGAGATGTGCTCGTGAAACCGGGGGATTTTGTCGATAGCCAAACCCAAATTACCAGTATTCGTCAAAATGATTTATTAGAAGTTCAGATTAATATTCCCGTTGAGCGTTTATCCCAAGTCAGAGCCGGAACCCTTGTTGAACTGCTGAGTCAAGAGACCGGAGAATTAATCGGAAGATCTCAGGTGTCTTATATTGCTCCGAGTGCGGGTTCAGGAACTCAAACAATTTTAGTTAAAGCAATTTACGATAATCGGGATAATGCACTGCGAACGGATCAAATTGTCCGAGCTAAGGTAATCTGGGAACAACAATCTGGAATTACCATTCCGGTGACAGCCATTAGTCGGATTGGAGATCAAAGTTTTGTCTTTGTCGCTCAAGAACAAACTCAAGAGGGAAAAACTCAATTAGTAGCAAAACAAAAACCCGTACAATTAGGCAGTATTCAAGGTCAAAGTTTTGAAGTCCTATCGGGCTTAAAAGCAGGAGAAAAGGTTGTTACCGATGGTGTGGTTAAATTACGAGATGGTTCGCCCATTACCAATCAAAAACCGCAACCGACTCCAGCTTCTTCCCCAACACCGGAAACACCAAAACCCCAATAA
- a CDS encoding DUF4276 family protein produces the protein MVEIRIYVEGGGDGKESKAAFREGMSKFLKRLTGQQQQIKITCVVCGRRNAAHRNFTHDLTNYPDAINLLLVDSEGPVNTLTIDPNADPEEKDRVMGLIARQHLINRDGWDLSGIDENDIHLMVQVMESWLIADIDTLAKHYGQKFNRKAIPRNDNVEEISTADIESALNRATQITQKGRYHKIKHGPKILEKIDVSIVRKKAPYCDRLFRRITNIGG, from the coding sequence ATGGTAGAAATTCGGATTTATGTAGAAGGTGGGGGTGATGGAAAGGAAAGTAAAGCCGCCTTTCGAGAGGGAATGAGTAAATTTTTAAAACGCCTAACTGGACAACAGCAACAGATCAAGATCACCTGTGTTGTATGCGGGAGAAGAAATGCCGCTCATAGAAACTTCACGCATGATTTAACAAATTATCCTGATGCTATTAATCTTTTGTTAGTTGATTCAGAGGGCCCGGTCAATACTTTAACAATTGATCCCAATGCAGATCCAGAGGAAAAGGATCGTGTCATGGGATTAATTGCTAGACAACATCTCATCAACCGTGATGGATGGGATTTGTCTGGAATTGATGAAAATGACATTCATTTAATGGTTCAAGTCATGGAAAGTTGGCTAATTGCTGACATTGATACCTTAGCCAAACATTACGGGCAAAAATTTAATAGAAAGGCAATTCCTCGTAATGATAATGTTGAAGAAATTTCTACAGCCGATATAGAATCTGCGTTAAACAGAGCAACGCAAATAACACAAAAAGGGAGATATCACAAGATTAAGCATGGGCCTAAAATCTTAGAAAAAATTGATGTCTCTATTGTTCGTAAAAAAGCACCCTATTGCGATCGCCTATTTAGAAGAATCACTAATATTGGTGGATAA
- a CDS encoding AAA family ATPase: protein MEGYKFINSLKIQNLLSYGSSGETIDLQPLNVIIGTNGVGKSNLIEVLGLLQGIPTDLTKPIREGGGVDEWLWKGTKETPIARIEAIINYPEGRGQIPMPLRYRIDFTTVAQRLELIDEAIENEQKNNDDAQDVFFFYRYQQGHPVLNARTITENEPTRRQLRREDLKPDQSVLSQRKDPDLYPELSYLSNQFSQIRLYREWNLGRYTPPRMPQKFDLPRDFLLEDCSNLGLILNNLQHKGNIEIVPNLQKFYEPVTNITINIEGVTGQIFLHERGLNRPIPATRLSDGTLRYLCLLMILLHPTPPPLICIEEPELGLHPDILPTIAQLLIEASQKTQLIVTTHSDALISALSEIPESILVCERDERGSRMRRLEPKKLKKWLKDYNYSLGDLWRMGEFGGNRW from the coding sequence ATGGAAGGCTATAAATTTATTAATTCGCTAAAAATCCAAAACCTTCTCTCCTATGGTTCATCAGGAGAAACAATTGATTTACAGCCACTAAATGTCATCATTGGCACAAATGGTGTAGGAAAATCAAATTTAATTGAAGTATTAGGCTTATTGCAAGGGATTCCAACCGATTTAACTAAGCCGATTCGTGAGGGTGGCGGAGTCGATGAATGGCTATGGAAAGGAACTAAAGAAACTCCCATTGCCAGAATTGAAGCTATCATTAATTATCCAGAAGGTCGGGGTCAGATACCGATGCCTTTACGCTATCGTATTGATTTTACAACGGTTGCCCAACGCTTAGAATTGATTGATGAAGCTATCGAAAATGAACAAAAAAATAATGATGATGCACAGGATGTTTTCTTTTTCTATCGCTATCAACAGGGTCATCCCGTACTCAATGCAAGAACAATAACAGAAAATGAACCCACTCGCCGTCAATTGAGACGAGAAGACTTAAAACCTGATCAATCGGTTTTATCACAACGAAAAGATCCAGATTTATACCCAGAATTAAGTTATTTAAGTAATCAATTTTCTCAAATCCGACTTTATCGAGAGTGGAATTTAGGGCGTTATACTCCTCCTAGAATGCCCCAAAAGTTTGATTTACCTAGAGATTTTTTACTCGAAGATTGTAGTAATTTAGGATTAATTCTTAATAATTTACAGCATAAGGGAAACATAGAAATTGTTCCAAATTTACAAAAGTTTTATGAACCTGTAACGAATATTACTATAAACATTGAGGGGGTAACAGGTCAGATTTTTTTACATGAAAGAGGACTTAATCGACCAATTCCAGCGACTCGTCTCTCTGATGGAACATTGCGTTATCTTTGCTTATTAATGATTCTTTTACATCCAACTCCTCCTCCGCTTATCTGTATTGAAGAACCCGAATTAGGATTGCATCCTGATATTTTACCGACCATTGCTCAATTATTAATTGAAGCTTCTCAAAAAACTCAATTAATTGTTACCACTCACTCCGATGCTTTGATATCCGCTTTAAGTGAAATTCCCGAATCTATTCTCGTCTGTGAACGAGATGAAAGAGGAAGCCGAATGAGACGATTAGAACCTAAAAAGTTGAAAAAATGGCTAAAAGATTATAATTATAGCTTAGGGGATTTATGGCGTATGGGAGAATTTGGAGGAAATCGATGGTAG
- a CDS encoding metal-sensing transcriptional repressor yields MNDLDPTVEELNNLLEHHHPEHSSHPHIHSEESLRKIVNRLSRLEGHIRGVKTMVQENRPCPDVLVQIAAIRGALDRVARIILDEHLSECVARAAKEGNIDVEIEALKAALDRFLP; encoded by the coding sequence ATGAATGACTTAGATCCTACAGTAGAAGAACTGAACAATTTGCTAGAACATCATCATCCTGAACATTCTAGCCATCCCCATATTCATAGTGAAGAATCTTTGCGAAAGATAGTTAATCGTCTATCACGACTAGAGGGACATATTCGAGGGGTGAAAACTATGGTACAAGAAAATCGTCCTTGTCCTGATGTGTTAGTTCAAATTGCTGCAATTCGAGGTGCTTTAGATCGGGTAGCTCGAATTATTTTAGATGAACATTTGAGCGAATGTGTGGCTAGAGCCGCGAAAGAAGGCAATATTGATGTTGAAATTGAAGCTTTAAAAGCAGCATTAGATCGATTTTTACCCTAA